TCGCCCCCCTTGACCCATCCAAGGTCGATGCGTTTTCGTTTATTTGCCTTCAGAGCGTTCAAGCCATCATCCAGAGTCGTTGGGATGCCCGTACCTCCGGCAAAATCGTTTCCGGTTCCCACCCCCAGTACAGTGAAAGCAACGCTGTTGTATCCCGCCTTCTTGGCGCGCATAATGCCATTGATGGCTTCGTTCACGGTGCCATCGCCGCTCGCGCAAACCACCACGTCGTAGCCGTTTCGAGCCGCTTCTTCAGCGAGTTCAGCAGCGTGCCATACGCCGTTCGTTTGGGCGATCGTATAATTAAAGTTGTGCTCCTTCAAAAAGGATTCGATCCGCGGAATGGATCTCTCCCCAAGCCCGCGCCCAGAGGTTGGATTGACGATGACAAAGTATTTCATGCAGACTCCCGATTGCCGCGTGGCGGACGTTCTCTACATCCGTTATTCCGATGGTTAAAGCGGGGCGAGTGTATCACAAGCCTGGTTTATATTTCAAGTAATCGTCGGGCGTGTCGAGGTCCTGGAAAATGGTGGGAGTGTCCAGATTCACATATTCGATTTCGTTTGAATGTGCGTTCATAAACTCGCGCATGGACTGCCCTTCCTCCATTACCAGAATTTCATCCCAAATCGTTCTTGCCGCCAGCCAGGGATGCCCACGCCTCATCTGGTAACTCGGAACGACAAGACTGGATCTGCTCTTCAAGTACGCGCTGCAAACCGTACTCACGCTTCCTGCTTCCATTTGGGGCTGGTCGCCGAGACAAATCAACGCTGCCTCTGCTGACGGTTTAACCGCGCTCAATCCACATTGTATGGATGCCAGCATCTCGCCATCATCGTTGAGAGCGATCGGGAATTGATGATTGGAGATCGAATTGGCGATTTCCGAATTTGTAACGATAATTATGTCTTCGACCCCGGCGTTTTGCAGAGTCTCCAACACCTTTCCCAACACGGTCTTATCGTCCCAGGGCAGGAGTAATTTTTGCCTGCCCATGCGAACCGATCTCCCGGCGGCTAATACAATGGCTGAAATGTTCATTTTCAGCGACCCATTATCATCCTAGTTCATCCCCTCAAGATTCTTCAGCCTTTCGTAGTCCTCCGGTTTGTCCACATCGAAGATCAGGATGTCGTCGTGCCAGGGCAGGTAAGAGACCTGGTGCCTGTC
This portion of the Anaerolineales bacterium genome encodes:
- a CDS encoding nucleotidyltransferase family protein gives rise to the protein MNISAIVLAAGRSVRMGRQKLLLPWDDKTVLGKVLETLQNAGVEDIIIVTNSEIANSISNHQFPIALNDDGEMLASIQCGLSAVKPSAEAALICLGDQPQMEAGSVSTVCSAYLKSRSSLVVPSYQMRRGHPWLAARTIWDEILVMEEGQSMREFMNAHSNEIEYVNLDTPTIFQDLDTPDDYLKYKPGL